The genomic DNA ATTGTGtgataaggaaaaggaaatattGCATAAATAATATGCTGACATGCTCTAAATTATATCTTTTTTTTGGCTATATATATCTAATTTTGTAACAATTAAAGTCTTAAAAGTATCATGTTAGCGTATGATCATTTCCTCAAtggaatttctttttcagatcaCCTCCTAGGCACGGAAGGAGCCCATCAAGGAGGTCACCTCCTCTACATCGACATCATAGCCGTTCGCCAATGAGGTGATCTCTACATTCTAATTCTAGACCAATATCTCTCACAGGTTTTGGCAGTGCTTCCCCTTTCCCTTTTTGAACTTGCATGTATGAACCCTCTTATTCTTCATTGCTAATTTACAATTCCACCATTTTCATTCCTGCTTGTGTAAAAAATATATCTTTATGCTCTTGATTTGATCTCTTGAAATAATTTAAGGTATGCCATATTTTGGCCAGTATGAAAAAGTCTTGGACATTTTTTCCATATTTAGTTggctattttttttatcttataaaAATGAATCTTGGCTAATTCCATATCCTTGTCCAATGTTCATAGTGTTAGTCTAGGGCTGCTGTGAGTTGATTGGATCTACAATTTTGGTAGGACCTTTTAATAAGCCTAGTATCACTAGATGGAGGAATTAATATCCACAAGTAATTTTAGTGTCCTTTTGATGTTGGATCCATTTTTTCCCACATAGTCCAAGGAGTTTGTCTCCATATACCGAGTGTATTTGCTTCTCTACTAATGGAAATTTTTCTCAATGTAGGGGTCGTTCTCCTTCACCAAGGTGGGGTAACTCTAAAGCATCATACTCGGGTTCTTCTAGTCCTCACAAGGTATTTAACAGCATGTTGTATACACACTTGTGTTAAACACTTCTTCAGGATACCACACCACCTCCAAATCTAACTTCTTCTGTTTTCCAGGGAGCtcgaagaagaacaagaagtcgCAGTCCtagaaggtaaaatgttttcacATTTGTACTTTCACCATTCAACTTTGCCCACATTAAcataaaatgacaagagtaatttaAATTTACTTACCTAATGGAGAATATAGTTTTTTCCTCATATTTCCCCCTGGAAACTGAAAACTTAGTGAAAAGATGATATTTTGTTTTATCATTTAACACTAGGAATTGATTGTTACATTTTAGGCCTGATAAAGGTAGAAGCCACAGCAACAACGGGAGCAACCGCTCTCCTCTGCGTAGAGGCAAGTAACCACATTGCAGGGACAGTGCTTTGCTACATTTCTATCTGGTTGATCATCGTGGAACCTAGACCTTGAACTGTTGTTTTTTTTCCCCATGAAAGACCGTGTTTTTAAGCTGagcatttctccttgttttcttcTTTGGATATCTCCAATGAATTTCTATCtgggtttttttttgttttagcaTTACCTTGTTTTCATTTTGCCCTTACAGCAAAGGTATTGAGTATGACAATGAATGCATTTGATGTAATTTCCTTGACTCTGATCATGTAATTTTGATTTAGTTAAGTTCTATTTAGTTGTTGCTAGTGTAGGATCATAGTGCACGTAGGGGGTGGTGAAttacatgattttaaaaatagtCCTTTTTGAAAACTTAATAAAAAGTGCTGCGGAAAAGATAGaaatagaaatgaaaaagaaCGAACACAATCActtgaggagttacttggttctaAGCCTTTGGTGATTTCTACTCCAAGATCCAGGTCTCGTGTACTTATCGTTAGATGATCTACTAATGATCTCTTTTGGAACCTCTGGAAGaggaaattaagtataataaaatCGAAGATAAGTATACCAAAATACATTTTCCTTTAAGCAGTAATTAAATACAAAAATATTCATTACCCAACACTTTTGAAGATAGTCAAATCGAGCTTGGTGTTGGGTGGCTTCTTAATAGTAGTCGGGTGTAGCAACGTTGCAGTACACCGGGAGGATGAAGTCGAAGCTATTGAAATCTCGAAAGATTGTGTGTATGAGTTGTAAGTGAATTTTGTCTTTGAGCATTGGTCGAACAACCCTTTTAAAGAGCATTACAGGTGCCTCCAATCCCACTAGAGGTGCATTCAACCCTTTAAATTTTATCTCGAGTAAGTCGTTCCTTATCGTCGCCGAAGTCTTCTACGTTATCCGACTGAAAGCGCCTTCAAGGCTCTCCAAGGAGCCTTCGAATGTCaagctcaaggtgccttcaaatgctttgaaggtgcctccgcgCCCTCCCGCACGGATAATGAGGTGAGCTTGCTCTAGAACTTGAGTCTAGTCATTCGattatacctccttcgactagacttgaatgagaggctagtgatatgggttataatAACCGGTCCCAGGAGATGACGTGGAATTAGGATTATAATAAGGGAGTTGAAGGTAGGAGATAGCAAGATTGGTTATCTGGTTTTGCTAATCACCCTATATCAAAGGTCTTGGAATTACGCCCGGAAGTCCCTTAAACAGAGTATTTGATTAGGTTAACCAGTTATAAGCCCGACCAAATATGAGTATCAAGCTTTACAATAAAGAAATAATATACTCAGTTAGTTGATTAGACACTTGTTGATCGAGTAGAAGGTTCTGTGTATACATTCAGTCAAGTTAAGCCCGGACGAGCTCAAGGGCACTTAGCCTTGTATGGAGTCTTTAGAATGCGATCGGTCGAGTGAAGGCAGAATGAATATAAAACTCTATGTGTACGCTCCGTCGGACAAGATCCAAACGAgttaaaggcatttagccttatataaagtCTTTAGCATGTGATCGGTCGAGCGAAGGCCGAACAAATATAAGACTCTATGTGTACGCTTAGTCGGACAAGATCCAAATGAgttaaaggcatttagccttatataaagtCTTTAGCATGCGATCGGTCGAGTGAAGCCCGAACGAATATAAGACTTTGCATATACGCTCGGTTGGACAAGATACGGACGAgttaaaggcatttagccttatataaagtCTTTAATATATGATCGGTTGAGCAAAAGCCGAGCGAATAAGGTCTTGTGTATACGCTCGATTGGGCAAGACCCGTACAAGCTTAAGTGCACTTAGCCTTGCCTAAAGACTTTAATATATGATCAATCGAGCAAAGGTCGAGCGAATAAAAGGTTTTGTGTACGCACTCAGTCGGGTGAAGCCTGGATGAACTTAAAGATGCTTAAATAAAGTCCTTAATATATAATTGGTCGAACAATGGTTAAACCAACAGGAGGTTCTAGTAACGATCGATTTAATGACCGGTCAAAATGAGTTTCCTAGAAGATATTATCAATGGATGAGCGGTTTAACGACCAATCGAAATGAGTTCCTCAGAAGATATTCTTAATGAACAACCGGCTTAACGACCGGTCGAAATGGGTTCCTTAGAAGGCATTAagtcttcattcttaatgaatgAGCGTCTTAACGACCGGTCGAAATGGGTTCctcagaaggtattcttaatgaATGACCGGCTTAACGACCGGTCGAAATGAGTTCctcagaaggtattcttaatgaACGACCGGCTCAACGACCGATCGAAATGGGTTCTTCAGATCTTAATACATGACTGACTCATTGTCTGGCTGAGATGTGCCTAACAACAACAGTCGACAGCGTTCCGATGATGTGGCACAACCTATCGAGGAATATTCTCTAATAACCCACCTCAGATGATAGTAAATTACAACAAACTGAATGATGATGGCAGCAAGCGTTCGTGGCTAGCTTCAACCATGATATGTTAAAGAAACGACAAAAAAAGGTATATCTATGGATAACTAAAAGATTCCTCGAAGAATTATGACAAAAAACACCGACTGTACTTTCTCCttcacctaacaaactctaacaattctgggattgttggttgctactcggaaaacctagaagttccactgtacaaaaattttgtacaaaggtctgaaccttttcctagctaccatgtgttcttttaaattaaattttggatcgcctgcggaacttaacacgtttgatccaaaacttaatctatttgttcttttaggttttgacttggatctcctgtggaacttaacacgttcgacccaaatcaccttaagttattaattccattaaatattaatttccataattggttcccagtactgacgtggcgaggcacatggccttcttggatatgggagcaaccaccaccgactagacaaaaccttttatagaaagctaatatttaatttcctaaaataactttaggttaaccgaaaagaacaatcaaatcacaagggaaaaaaaaacaaaacaaaagaacacaacttcgaaaaacatattcgaaatactagaacgtaagcctcttgtatttggtattatttccataaataactagcatgatgcggaaagaaaaattactagttataccttttagaaagacctcttgatcttctaccgtattcctcttctaacatcggatgttgtgtgggcaacgatcttccgagatgagaaccaccaagcaccttcttcttccttacaagtttcggccatcaaaacttctcctaggatgaagaggttcggccaccaccacca from Zingiber officinale cultivar Zhangliang chromosome 4A, Zo_v1.1, whole genome shotgun sequence includes the following:
- the LOC121971788 gene encoding serine/arginine-rich splicing factor SR45-like, producing the protein MLKGKTKENEDAENIGERSPLPPRRRSPPRHGRSPSRRSPPLHRHHSRSPMRGRSPSPRWGNSKASYSGSSSPHKGARRRTRSRSPRRPDKGRSHSNNGSNRSPLRRGK